A part of Calonectris borealis chromosome 30, bCalBor7.hap1.2, whole genome shotgun sequence genomic DNA contains:
- the LOC142073790 gene encoding dynactin subunit 2-like isoform X3: protein MADPKYADLPGIAWNEPDVYETSDLPEDDQAEFEAEELTSTSVEHLIINPNAAYEKFREKRLGTEGVDFSDRISKTRTTGYESGEYEILGEGLGAKETPQQRYQRLQHEVQELVQEVEQIQSTLKESAAEEELTPMALARQVEGLKQQLVSSHLEKLLGPAAAIDFADPEGALAKRLLQQLEVAKCSKAAPGKSPAKAPVPTGDAVTFELYWRPEQDQFAQTAKMAELEKRLAQLEATVRCEPDSQNPLLVGLKGTSLVETVQVLQAKVNILDVAVLDQVEARLQSVLGKVNEIAKHKATVQDADTQSKIHQIYETMQRWDPVASTLPDVVQRLVTLRDLHEQATRFGQVLVHLDTTQQEIAGALKDNSVLLAEVQKTMKENLAVVEDNFADIDARIKRLQK from the exons ATGGCCGACCCCAAGTACGCCGACCTGCCCGGCATC GCCTGGAACGAACCTGACGTCTACGAGACCAGTGACCTGCCCGAGGACGACCAGGCTGAGTTCGAGGCG GAGGAGCTCACCAGCACCAGCGTGGAGCACCTCATCATCAACCCCAACGCCGCTTACGAGAAATTCCGGGAGAAGCGCCTGGGCACCGAGGGAGTGG aTTTCTCCGATCGCATCAGCAAGACCAGGACAACGGGCTACGAGTCTGGGGAGTATGAAATT CTCGGCGAGGGTCTTGGTGCCAAAGAGACGCCGCAGCAGCGGTACCAGCGGCTGCAGCACGAGGTGCAGGAGCTGGTTCAGGAGGTGGAGCAGATCCAG AGCACGCTGAAGGAgtcggcggcggaggaggagctGACGCCCATGGCCTTGGCCAGGCAGGTCGAGGgcctgaagcagcagctggtcTCCAGCCACCTGGAGAAGCTTCTGGGCCCCGCCGCAGCCATAGACTTTGCAGACCCCGAGGGTGCCCTGGCCAA gcgcctgctgcagcagctggaggtggcGAAGTGCAGCAAGGCAGCGCCGGGGAAGAGCCCCGCCAAAGCCCCGGTGCCCACCGGAGACGCCGTCACCTTTGAGCTGTACTGGAGGCCGGAGCAGGACCAGTTTGCGCAGACGGCCAAG ATGGCGGAGCTGGAGAAGCGGCTGGCGCAGCTGGAGGCGACGGTGCGGTGCGAGCCCGACAGCCAG AACCCGCTGTTGGTCGGGCTGAAGGGCACCAGCCTCGTG GAGACCGTGCAGGTCCTGCAGGCCAAGGTGAACATCCTGGACGTGGCCGTGCTGGACCAAGTGGAGGCCCGGCTGCAG agcgTGCTGGGGAAGGTGAATGAAATTGCCAAGCACAAGGCAACCGTGCAAGATGCCGACACCCAGAGCAAG ATCCACCAGATCTATGAGACGATGCAGCGCTGGGACCCCGTGGCCAGCACCCTGCCTGATGTTGTGCAGAGGCTGGTGACCCTCAGGGACCTGCACGAGCAAG ccacaCGGTTCGGGCAGGTCCTCGTGCACTTGGACACCACGCAGCAGGAGATAGCTGGTGCTCTCAAGGACAACAGcgtgctgctggcggag GTCCAGAAGACAATGAAGGAAAACCTGGCCGTTGTAGAGGACAACTTTGCGGACATAGACGCCCGCATCAAGCGGCTGCAGAAGTGA
- the LOC142073790 gene encoding dynactin subunit 2-like isoform X1: MADPKYADLPGIAWNEPDVYETSDLPEDDQAEFEAEELTSTSVEHLIINPNAAYEKFREKRLGTEGVDFSDRISKTRTTGYESGEYEILGEGLGAKETPQQRYQRLQHEVQELVQEVEQIQSTLKESAAEEELTPMALARQVEGLKQQLVSSHLEKLLGPAAAIDFADPEGALAKRLLQQLEVAKCSKAAPGKSPAKAPVPTGDAVTFELYWRPEQDQFAQTAKMAELEKRLAQLEATVRCEPDSQNPLLVGLKGTSLVETVQVLQAKVNILDVAVLDQVEARLQSVLGKVNEIAKHKATVQDADTQSKIHQIYETMQRWDPVASTLPDVVQRLVTLRDLHEQGPEDNEGKPGRCRGQLCGHRRPHQAAAEVRAPWRPPCTGHPCPSPGPATPWESLPPLRRYQPLLVYSLAPPHPSIPTPGGAFSVPPQIYSNKQLSSKRIRVGISFGLWGLSRAQPPGFKSIF; the protein is encoded by the exons ATGGCCGACCCCAAGTACGCCGACCTGCCCGGCATC GCCTGGAACGAACCTGACGTCTACGAGACCAGTGACCTGCCCGAGGACGACCAGGCTGAGTTCGAGGCG GAGGAGCTCACCAGCACCAGCGTGGAGCACCTCATCATCAACCCCAACGCCGCTTACGAGAAATTCCGGGAGAAGCGCCTGGGCACCGAGGGAGTGG aTTTCTCCGATCGCATCAGCAAGACCAGGACAACGGGCTACGAGTCTGGGGAGTATGAAATT CTCGGCGAGGGTCTTGGTGCCAAAGAGACGCCGCAGCAGCGGTACCAGCGGCTGCAGCACGAGGTGCAGGAGCTGGTTCAGGAGGTGGAGCAGATCCAG AGCACGCTGAAGGAgtcggcggcggaggaggagctGACGCCCATGGCCTTGGCCAGGCAGGTCGAGGgcctgaagcagcagctggtcTCCAGCCACCTGGAGAAGCTTCTGGGCCCCGCCGCAGCCATAGACTTTGCAGACCCCGAGGGTGCCCTGGCCAA gcgcctgctgcagcagctggaggtggcGAAGTGCAGCAAGGCAGCGCCGGGGAAGAGCCCCGCCAAAGCCCCGGTGCCCACCGGAGACGCCGTCACCTTTGAGCTGTACTGGAGGCCGGAGCAGGACCAGTTTGCGCAGACGGCCAAG ATGGCGGAGCTGGAGAAGCGGCTGGCGCAGCTGGAGGCGACGGTGCGGTGCGAGCCCGACAGCCAG AACCCGCTGTTGGTCGGGCTGAAGGGCACCAGCCTCGTG GAGACCGTGCAGGTCCTGCAGGCCAAGGTGAACATCCTGGACGTGGCCGTGCTGGACCAAGTGGAGGCCCGGCTGCAG agcgTGCTGGGGAAGGTGAATGAAATTGCCAAGCACAAGGCAACCGTGCAAGATGCCGACACCCAGAGCAAG ATCCACCAGATCTATGAGACGATGCAGCGCTGGGACCCCGTGGCCAGCACCCTGCCTGATGTTGTGCAGAGGCTGGTGACCCTCAGGGACCTGCACGAGCAAG GTCCAGAAGACAATGAAGGAAAACCTGGCCGTTGTAGAGGACAACTTTGCGGACATAGACGCCCGCATCAAGCGGCTGCAGAAGTGAGAGCACCCTGGAGACCCCCCTGCACCGGGcatccctgcccctccccgggTCCTGCGACCCCCTGGGAATCACTCCCTCCCCTCCGCAGGTACCAGCCCCTGCTTGTATATAGCCTggctcctccccacccctccattcCCACCCCCGGGGGGGCATTCTCTGTACCCCCCCAGATTTACTCCAATAAACAGCTCAGCTCAAAGCGCATCCGTGTCGGCATCTCCTTCGGGCTGTGGGGCCTGAGCAGGGCCCAGCCGCCGggttttaaaagcatcttttag
- the LOC142073790 gene encoding dynactin subunit 2-like isoform X2 — protein MADPKYADLPGIAWNEPDVYETSDLPEDDQAEFEAEELTSTSVEHLIINPNAAYEKFREKRLGTEGVDFSDRISKTRTTGYESGEYEILGEGLGAKETPQQRYQRLQHEVQELVQEVEQIQSTLKESAAEEELTPMALARQVEGLKQQLVSSHLEKLLGPAAAIDFADPEGALAKRLLQQLEVAKCSKAAPGKSPAKAPVPTGDAVTFELYWRPEQDQFAQTAKMAELEKRLAQLEATVRCEPDSQETVQVLQAKVNILDVAVLDQVEARLQSVLGKVNEIAKHKATVQDADTQSKIHQIYETMQRWDPVASTLPDVVQRLVTLRDLHEQGPEDNEGKPGRCRGQLCGHRRPHQAAAEVRAPWRPPCTGHPCPSPGPATPWESLPPLRRYQPLLVYSLAPPHPSIPTPGGAFSVPPQIYSNKQLSSKRIRVGISFGLWGLSRAQPPGFKSIF, from the exons ATGGCCGACCCCAAGTACGCCGACCTGCCCGGCATC GCCTGGAACGAACCTGACGTCTACGAGACCAGTGACCTGCCCGAGGACGACCAGGCTGAGTTCGAGGCG GAGGAGCTCACCAGCACCAGCGTGGAGCACCTCATCATCAACCCCAACGCCGCTTACGAGAAATTCCGGGAGAAGCGCCTGGGCACCGAGGGAGTGG aTTTCTCCGATCGCATCAGCAAGACCAGGACAACGGGCTACGAGTCTGGGGAGTATGAAATT CTCGGCGAGGGTCTTGGTGCCAAAGAGACGCCGCAGCAGCGGTACCAGCGGCTGCAGCACGAGGTGCAGGAGCTGGTTCAGGAGGTGGAGCAGATCCAG AGCACGCTGAAGGAgtcggcggcggaggaggagctGACGCCCATGGCCTTGGCCAGGCAGGTCGAGGgcctgaagcagcagctggtcTCCAGCCACCTGGAGAAGCTTCTGGGCCCCGCCGCAGCCATAGACTTTGCAGACCCCGAGGGTGCCCTGGCCAA gcgcctgctgcagcagctggaggtggcGAAGTGCAGCAAGGCAGCGCCGGGGAAGAGCCCCGCCAAAGCCCCGGTGCCCACCGGAGACGCCGTCACCTTTGAGCTGTACTGGAGGCCGGAGCAGGACCAGTTTGCGCAGACGGCCAAG ATGGCGGAGCTGGAGAAGCGGCTGGCGCAGCTGGAGGCGACGGTGCGGTGCGAGCCCGACAGCCAG GAGACCGTGCAGGTCCTGCAGGCCAAGGTGAACATCCTGGACGTGGCCGTGCTGGACCAAGTGGAGGCCCGGCTGCAG agcgTGCTGGGGAAGGTGAATGAAATTGCCAAGCACAAGGCAACCGTGCAAGATGCCGACACCCAGAGCAAG ATCCACCAGATCTATGAGACGATGCAGCGCTGGGACCCCGTGGCCAGCACCCTGCCTGATGTTGTGCAGAGGCTGGTGACCCTCAGGGACCTGCACGAGCAAG GTCCAGAAGACAATGAAGGAAAACCTGGCCGTTGTAGAGGACAACTTTGCGGACATAGACGCCCGCATCAAGCGGCTGCAGAAGTGAGAGCACCCTGGAGACCCCCCTGCACCGGGcatccctgcccctccccgggTCCTGCGACCCCCTGGGAATCACTCCCTCCCCTCCGCAGGTACCAGCCCCTGCTTGTATATAGCCTggctcctccccacccctccattcCCACCCCCGGGGGGGCATTCTCTGTACCCCCCCAGATTTACTCCAATAAACAGCTCAGCTCAAAGCGCATCCGTGTCGGCATCTCCTTCGGGCTGTGGGGCCTGAGCAGGGCCCAGCCGCCGggttttaaaagcatcttttag
- the LOC142073790 gene encoding dynactin subunit 2-like isoform X4, with the protein MADPKYADLPGIAWNEPDVYETSDLPEDDQAEFEAEELTSTSVEHLIINPNAAYEKFREKRLGTEGVDFSDRISKTRTTGYESGEYEILGEGLGAKETPQQRYQRLQHEVQELVQEVEQIQSTLKESAAEEELTPMALARQVEGLKQQLVSSHLEKLLGPAAAIDFADPEGALAKRLLQQLEVAKCSKAAPGKSPAKAPVPTGDAVTFELYWRPEQDQFAQTAKMAELEKRLAQLEATVRCEPDSQETVQVLQAKVNILDVAVLDQVEARLQSVLGKVNEIAKHKATVQDADTQSKIHQIYETMQRWDPVASTLPDVVQRLVTLRDLHEQATRFGQVLVHLDTTQQEIAGALKDNSVLLAEVQKTMKENLAVVEDNFADIDARIKRLQK; encoded by the exons ATGGCCGACCCCAAGTACGCCGACCTGCCCGGCATC GCCTGGAACGAACCTGACGTCTACGAGACCAGTGACCTGCCCGAGGACGACCAGGCTGAGTTCGAGGCG GAGGAGCTCACCAGCACCAGCGTGGAGCACCTCATCATCAACCCCAACGCCGCTTACGAGAAATTCCGGGAGAAGCGCCTGGGCACCGAGGGAGTGG aTTTCTCCGATCGCATCAGCAAGACCAGGACAACGGGCTACGAGTCTGGGGAGTATGAAATT CTCGGCGAGGGTCTTGGTGCCAAAGAGACGCCGCAGCAGCGGTACCAGCGGCTGCAGCACGAGGTGCAGGAGCTGGTTCAGGAGGTGGAGCAGATCCAG AGCACGCTGAAGGAgtcggcggcggaggaggagctGACGCCCATGGCCTTGGCCAGGCAGGTCGAGGgcctgaagcagcagctggtcTCCAGCCACCTGGAGAAGCTTCTGGGCCCCGCCGCAGCCATAGACTTTGCAGACCCCGAGGGTGCCCTGGCCAA gcgcctgctgcagcagctggaggtggcGAAGTGCAGCAAGGCAGCGCCGGGGAAGAGCCCCGCCAAAGCCCCGGTGCCCACCGGAGACGCCGTCACCTTTGAGCTGTACTGGAGGCCGGAGCAGGACCAGTTTGCGCAGACGGCCAAG ATGGCGGAGCTGGAGAAGCGGCTGGCGCAGCTGGAGGCGACGGTGCGGTGCGAGCCCGACAGCCAG GAGACCGTGCAGGTCCTGCAGGCCAAGGTGAACATCCTGGACGTGGCCGTGCTGGACCAAGTGGAGGCCCGGCTGCAG agcgTGCTGGGGAAGGTGAATGAAATTGCCAAGCACAAGGCAACCGTGCAAGATGCCGACACCCAGAGCAAG ATCCACCAGATCTATGAGACGATGCAGCGCTGGGACCCCGTGGCCAGCACCCTGCCTGATGTTGTGCAGAGGCTGGTGACCCTCAGGGACCTGCACGAGCAAG ccacaCGGTTCGGGCAGGTCCTCGTGCACTTGGACACCACGCAGCAGGAGATAGCTGGTGCTCTCAAGGACAACAGcgtgctgctggcggag GTCCAGAAGACAATGAAGGAAAACCTGGCCGTTGTAGAGGACAACTTTGCGGACATAGACGCCCGCATCAAGCGGCTGCAGAAGTGA
- the LOC142073626 gene encoding LOW QUALITY PROTEIN: tubulin alpha-8 chain-like (The sequence of the model RefSeq protein was modified relative to this genomic sequence to represent the inferred CDS: deleted 1 base in 1 codon), with protein MIIAAQEAPKCIDNNVLLQVTEEPTRRWAPLELTFTNKVVLYPRIHFLLATYAPVISAEKAYHEELSVAEITSAGFEPAKRMVKRDARHGKYMVRCLLYRGDAVPKDVNAAIASIKTKRSIQFVDWCLTGFKVGIDYQPPMMVPSGDLVKVQHAVCVLSNTTAIAEAWTHLDHKFDLMYAKRAFVHWYVEEGMGEGMEEGEFSEAQEDMAALEKDYEEVGADSMEGEEEGFTSTGLVLTALGKLWLQLCAGFGWGRVKFLHSSWYGAVFWICAGNSVDNTGMFSFLLSRAYTGSRPFLLLTPPHQRGGWGGTRSWEGTQPGQLTPTDQMDIPYHMTSCSAIKLGGEVDGGCRCSGTGWALVSWW; from the exons ATGATTATCGCTG CCCAGGAGGCTCCTAAGTGCATCGACAACAATGTCCTcctccaagtgacagaggagccaacgaggagatgGGCTCCGCTGGAGCTCACCTTCACCAACAAGGTGGTGTTGTACCCCCGCATCCACTTCCTGCTGGCCACCTACGCCCCGGTCATCTCGGCTGAGAAGGCTTACCATGAGGAGCTCTCGGTGGCGGAGATCACCAGTGCCGGCTTCGAGCCAGCCAAGCGGATGGTGAAGCGCGATGCGCGGCACGGCAAGTACATGGTGCGCTGCCTGCTGTACCGCGGGGACGCGGTGCCCAAGGATGTCAACGCCGCCATCGCCAGCATCAAGACCAAGCGCAGCATCCAGTTCGTGGACTGGTGTCTCACTGGTTTCAAGGTGGGCATTGACTACCAGCCACCCATGATGGTGCCCAGCGGGGACCTGGTCAAGGTGCAGCACGCCGTGTGCGTGCTGAGCAACACCACGGCCATCGCTGAGGCCTGGACCCACCTGGACCACAAGTTCGACCTGATGTACGCCAAGCGGGCGTTCGTGCACTGGTACGTGGAGGAGGGCATGGGGGAGGGCATGGAGGAGGGGGAGTTCTCGGAGGCCCAGGAGGACATGGCCGCCCTGGAGAAGGATTACGAGGAGGTG GGCGCCGACAGCatggagggcgaggaggaggggtTCACGTCCACAGGCTTGGTTCTGACAGCTCTGGGGAAGCTCTGGTTAcagctctgtgctggttttggctggggtagagttaaatttctccatagtagctggtatggggctgtgttttggatttgtgctggaaacagtgtcgataacacagggatgttttcgttcctgctgagcagggcttacacagggtcaaggccttttctgctcctcaccccaccccaccagcgaggaggctgggggggcacaaggagttgggaggggacacagccgggacagctgaccccaactgaccaaatggatattccataccatatgacgtcatgctcagcaataaaactggggggggaggttGACGGGGGgtgccgctgctcggggactggctgggcattggtcagttggtggtga
- the LOC142073627 gene encoding LOW QUALITY PROTEIN: SUN domain-containing protein 3-like (The sequence of the model RefSeq protein was modified relative to this genomic sequence to represent the inferred CDS: deleted 2 bases in 1 codon) — MPVFVFTAISPSPIFSQEILQLTEAAVKKVLGCYLQMPDWALETIDATIDEGRTSKSYGGQGKKTWWLSPFGFSSANPPETILQPRIAPGNCWAFQGPRGHVVIRLPEQMWPRAFTIWHISEAVSPSGEVSSVPKDFAVSGVDETTAEILLGTFTYEMHTEIAQTFHVQKELPRTFRYIRFQVQSNWGNPEYVCTECRFTGRRRATTTTHKPKSSFRKHNKPKMMCGSSTCVCYLQTFLQGASNSLRR, encoded by the exons ATGCCTGTGTTTGTGTTCACTGCCATCTCTCCATCCCCAATTTTTTCTCAGGAAATTCTGCAGTTGACAGAGGCAGCAGTTAAGAAGGTGCTTGGATGCTACCTTCAGATGCCTGACTGGGCTCTGGAAACCATAG ATGCCACCATTGATGAGGGGAGGACATCCAAGAGTTATGGTGGGCAAGGCAAGAAGACCTGGTGGCTTTCTCCATTCGGCTTCTCTTCTGCAAACCCTCCAGAGACAATCTTGCAG CCCCGTATAGCCCCTGGCAACTGCTGGGCTTTCCAAGGACCTCGGGGCCACGTGGTCATCCGGCTGCCGGAGCAAATGTGGCCAAGGGCTTTCACCATCTGGCATATCTCCGAGGCAGTCTCTCCTTCCGGGGAA GTCAGCAGCGTCCCCAAAGACTTTGCTGTCTCC GGAGTGGATGAGACAACGGCAGAAATTCTCCTGGGGACATTCACCTACGAGATGCACACGGAGATCGCTCAGACTTTCCATGTGCAG AAGGAGCTTCCCAGGACATTTCGCTACATCAGATTCCAGGtgcagagcaactggggaaacccagagTATGTATGTACCGAGTGCAGGTTCACGGGGAGACGGCGAGCCACAACGACCacccacaagcccaagagctcctttaggaagcataataaaccaaagatgatgtgtggCAGCTCAACTTGTGTATGTTACTTGCAAACGTTCCTCCAGGGAGCTTCCAACAGCTTGCGCCGCTAG